A single region of the Sorex araneus isolate mSorAra2 chromosome 7, mSorAra2.pri, whole genome shotgun sequence genome encodes:
- the CHMP7 gene encoding charged multivesicular body protein 7 gives MWAPEREAEAPAGGDPAGLLPPEWEDDEERMSFLFSAFKRSREVNSTDWDSKMGFWAPLVLSHSRRQGVVRLRLRDLQEAFQRKGSVPLGLATVLQDLLRRGELQRESDFMASVDSSWISWGVGVFLLKPLKWTLSNMLGDNKVPAEEVLVAVELLKEKAEEVYRLYQNSPLSSHPVVALSELSSLCMSSCPDERTFYLVLLQLQKEKRVTVLEQNGEKIVKFARGPHAKVSPVNDVDVGVYQLMQSEQLLSRKVESLSQEAERYKEEARRACRAGKKQLALRSLKAKQRTEKRIEALHAKLDTVQGILDRIYASQTDQMVFNAYQAGVGALKLSMKDVTVEKAESLVDQIQELCDTQDEVSQTLAGGVSNGLDFDSEELEKELDILLQDTTKEPLDLSDSPHETFPTNSVPSPRVSDAELEAELEKLSLSEGGSVPSSKSPKRQLEPTL, from the exons ATGTGGGCCCCGGAGCGGGAGGCCGAGGCCCCGGCCGGGGGAGACCCCGCGGGCTTGCTGCCCCCCGAGTGGGAGGACGATGAGGAGCGCATGTCCTTCCTGTTCTCCGCCTTCAAACGGAGCCGCGAGGTGAACAGCACCGACTGGGACAGCAAGATGGGCTTCTGGGCGCCGCTGGTGCTGAGCCACAGCCGCCGCCAGGGGGTGGTGCGCCTGCGTCTGCGGGACTTGCAGGAGGCCTTCCAGCGCAAGGGCAGCGTCCCGCTGGGGCTGGCCACCGTGCTGCAGGACCTGCTGCG CCGAGGGGAGCTGCAGCGGGAGTCAGACTTCATGGCCAGTGTAGACAGCAGCTGGATCTCCTGGGGGGTCGGTGTCTTCCTGCTGAAACCCCTCAAATGGACTCTTTCCAACATGCTGGGTGATAATAAGGTTCCTGCCGAGGAGGTGCTCGTGGCCGTGGAGCTGCTGAAG GAGAAGGCGGAGGAGGTGTATCGCCTGTATCAGAACTCCCCTCTCTCATCCCACCCCGTGGTGGCCCTGTCGGAGCTGAGCAGCCTCTGCATGAGCTCGTGCCCGGACGAGAGGACCTTTTACCTGGTGCTGCTGCAGCTGCAGAAGGAGAAGAGAGTCACAGTCCTCGAGCAGAACGGGGAGAAG ATCGTGAAGTTTGCCCGGGGGCCACATGCCAAGGTATCCCCTGTCAACGACGTAGACGTTGGGGTGTACCAGCTGATGCAGAGCGAACAGTTGCTCTCGCGCAAAGTGGAATCCTTGTCCCAGGAAGCAGAGAG GTATAAAGAAGAAGCCCGCCGGGCATGCCGAGCCGGAAAGAAGCAGCTG GCGCTGAGGTCTCTCAAGGCCAAGCAGCGGACCGAGAAGCGCATTGAGGCCCTGCACGCCAAGCTGGACACCGTTCAAGGCATCTTGGACCGGATCTATGCCTCGCAGACAGATCAGATG GTTTTCAACGCCTACCAGGCTGGGGTCGGAGCGCTGAAACTCTCCATGAAGGATGTCACAGTGGAGAAGGCCGAGAGCCTTGTGGATCAGATCCAAGAG CTCTGTGACACTCAGGATGAAGTATCCCAGACCCTGGCTGGTGGGGTCTCCAATGGCTTGG ATTTTGACAGCGAGGAACTGGAGAAGGAGTTGGACATCCTGCTCCAAGATACCACCAAAGAACCTTTGGATCTATCTGACAGCCCCCACGAGACGTTTCCTACCAACAGTGTGCCTAGCCCTAGGGTCTCGGATGCTGAACTCGAAGCTGAACTGGAGAAGTTATCCTTATCGGAGGGAG gTTCGGTCCCAAGCAGTAAATCTCCAAAAAGGCAATTGGAACCCACTCTCTAA